In Megalops cyprinoides isolate fMegCyp1 chromosome 12, fMegCyp1.pri, whole genome shotgun sequence, the sequence CAACTTATataagtgtttttgttattttaaaatgtattttaacatcattatattatattgcaaTTTTTTAGTAGaattcaaaaaataatattttcacagaAGATGCAAACAGGTGAATTTGTGGCCATATAATCCTGttgtaatatgaaaaatgtttttcaaaatagtCATGTACAAAAAGTATTTATGAGTGCATCTGttaaatgctttcaaaatggaTTGACCTCTGTCTAAACAGCCAAAAGCAGAGTACTAAATGACACATCAACAGCATGTTTTTGGTTGTGGAAATGTTGCTTGGTGTTGACGTGTGCAAAAGCATTTAGTGTTGAACATTGTAAACATTATCCTGTGTCTTTAAATACAATGCGCATGATTCTGTGGGTCTGCATGATGAAGTGAAGCAAagccacacatccacactttcATAGGTGGCTGCTGCCGATCAGCTGCTGATGCCATAACATTCTCACACTTCTGATTTTCACAGCAGGAGTTATCAATAAGAAGACATTTTGTCCTGGCTTCACAGTCTTCCAGAAGGGAGCACTGACACTTCTTTGTAGTCACCGCAGCTACAAACCTGTTGAGTAGCAGGATGCTGCCtgtcctctcctgtcctgtTTGTTCCTGCATCTCTGCCCCTGCCTGTTCAATGCTGATTTGAGTGCATGCCTTTCAGAGTGCTTTCTTGTCTATCAGACACAGACAACTGCAGCTGCACCACAACTGGAACCAACAATTAAAAGATACAGAGTTCATTCAGTGTATTTACTGAAGGTCACTGAATCTGTACACAAGCTACCAATGTGTAGAGACTTTTTCCCTCTAAATGGGGGAGGTAAGTGAAGCTGCCAGTTCTTTCATATTGTGTGAAGCTCGGCACATGGTTATGTAAGCACCAGTGGGTATGTGGGAGGACACATCAGGCAAACAGGAATCACTGGGGACATTCACATGAAGGGTGGTAAAAAAGACTACATTAGTGTGACACAGCCAGATTTCATATCTGTACGAATTGTCTCTACAACAAATGTGTCTTTTGCCTGGGAACTGACCTGATAAATCTGAACACAGTCTCCATGTCCAAGATGTAAAAATCCAGTTCTTGAATTTCTAAACTGAGCTTAATTCTAGTTGGTAGTAACATCATGCATAAACATGTAGTTATAGacacagtatatacacatattacTGGATATCTATTCAGGAAGATGAATGCATAAGCTCAGTCAAGACCATAGTCATGCCATTGTTGAATGAATCTCAAACCAACATTTCCCTGGTGGTCGTCACTTCGCCCTCAGGGCCTCTTCCCTATGAAGTGTGTGTCAGCCCTAGAATTCCCCTGCTTATACAGTCTGCTGAAGAAATAAGATGTGCCTTTTAGGAGACCACACCAAGGTCCATCCAGGGATTCAAGTCAAAATTCACTCCTTGGCCACAGAGCGCAGTAGCTTGAGCAGGTTGTCCAACCCCCACAGGTAGCCGTCCTCACGGTTACCCTCCTGCCAAGGCACCTGGTGATCCAGCATTTGGCCCTCAGGGAGGGCAGTTGTTTTGCCAAAGTCAATGAGCCATACCTCTGCCCTCTCAGTGTGGTCATGGATGAAGAGGAGGGAACTCCCAATAACCTGGGAAAGGTGAAGAGGAGGACCATCAGACAAGATGGGACCACTAAAGACACCGAATGAAAAGATGAGAATGAAATTCAccacatttcagtgtttgtgctCGTCCTCATCATCCTCTCATTTCTCCTGAAATAGGAGTTCTTGGATGAAACAAAGCCTGTATTAGTGTCATTAACAATGAAATCATTCTTTCTTAAGACCACAAGAAATTTTTGTTATGATTTATAAAATCTTATTGTTGTCCTCATTGCAACGAAGCTGGCATATGACACTGTCAATTTCATTCCATAACTACAAGGAGCACTGGGAAATGTTTATTCGCATTACAATACAACAGAAATGGGAAGGCAAAATTCCATTAATTTCCAGTGGTTTGGACCACTGTCTCCTAACACTTTCCACTCTAACTAGGCTACAAGCTGCCCCTTAGTCTGGGCACTGCTCAGGGCTCAGGGCTTTGCACCTCACCTCGTGTTTCTTGAAAAATTCTGAAGCTCCCAGGACTCTGCGAATCTCCTCTAATTTAGTGAGGTACTTCttctgcaggagacagagagaactcATATATTATTTGCTACAGTAACTTTGTGAATTCTGGATATTGAGCAGAGGAATGCACAGCCTGAACGCAACTTCTCCAAAAAATACCACTGGGACTTTTATTTGTATATCTTGACTATGTTTTACTGATATATGCCCATGTGCCTGCACACCTGTTTAAAGCTGATTCAGCACAGAGCAAGCACAGCAAGCAGGTCTTCTCTGACCACACACGTATCAGATCCAGTCAGTGGGCCAGTTTATTTGAGGATCGGACACCCAATATGTTGGTTCATTGGGCGGATCTGGCTTTGCACTCTGTACTTACAGTGATGTTCGTGTTCCCTGCCACAAAGTCTTCGAAAACCTGGATGACCTCTTCCTTTAAACGAGTCTTCTTGAAGTCTGTGCTACACGTCCCATCTGGTCTCTGAGAAAAGAGTCACATTTTGGAGGACTGAGCCGGCTCCCACACCATTCAACATCAGTGCCATCATGAAGAAATACAGCAGCTTTCGCACACAGCAGCCACAGCTTTGGCTTGTTTAAACAGCCCCATATCCTCCTGCTCGTAGCCACTCTAAGCTCTGTGAGGACAAGTTTCAGTATGTACTGCTCAGCCCCCAGTCCTTTGGCTGAGCTCTCTCACCTTGACGCCCTCGATGCGGAATCccagtgtgtgggtggagctCAGGGTCTCCCTCCACTGCATGTAGCGGGGCTTGGTGACTGCCTGCTGCCGGTGCTCCTCTGGGGTGGGTGCTTCACTGTCCACCTCCAGCATTTTCTCATACATGTCTTTTCGCAGCTTTGGCCTCTCTCTGGCGCgcaccagctcctcctccaggtaCGTCCTGCAGGGGACAGTGTGGTGGGATTGAGGGTGGGGACACAGCTATACAAGTAATGTTCTCTCAGCCTGCATTGGTGTAAGCTCTTCAGGAGGTCAGGAAGGCAGTTGGGAACAAGAGATAACATGTATGAGCAAACTTGACCCAATTCAGGTGATTCAAGCTAGTAATACCGCTGTTTTGGGTCTAGATGAGTAAGAAAGCCTTTGACTGAGGAATGGATTGCAGACCTGAGTTCAGGAGGTGCAGGCCAGTTTTAATCTCACAGCTTCTAGGCTGTAGTTTATCCACACCCCTTTTCTGTAACTCAGCCGAGCAGCCATGTGTGCGTTTTTCAGTTTAGCTGTTTTCACTGAACATTGCCTGACTTCCTGTGTTAAAGGAGGAAGCACAGTAGGGGACccaaagtgtgtgcatgtgcgtgtgtgtgtgtgtgtgtgtgtgcgtgtgtgcgcgcgcattaGTGTATGTTTTTGAGTGGAGGTTTTCTATGTATTAAAGGAGGAAGCCTAAGTGGGGCcacctgtgtgtacctgtatgtggaagtgtgtatgtgtgtacacatgcagaTACTGGCATTAgggtctgtgtgtatatacttgTGTATGAAAGGAGTTTTTCTAGAAGCCTAAACATACCATATttctatgtgtgtatatgaatgtgtctGCATGCTAGTGTGTGCATCAGGGTTTATGTGTGCTAGTGTGCATGTTTGGAGTTTTTATGTTAGTATAAAGAGAAAagttgtatatgtatgtgtatgtgtgtgtatgttctctATACAGGAAACATGTGGCTCAGTTGTCAGCAAAATAAAGCCCTTCCCTCTGGTATTGAGTCACCCAGCCCTCTGGGGCAGGAAGTAATCATAGCCCTGATGGCAAGACAGGTGTCAGATGAAGATAAAATAACAGGAGCTCCCttggctgcagtgtttttgtgtctttcacAGTAGGGTCTCCCTCACACCTTTCACAGCAGCCTTCTCTATCTCATCCTTATGTCTGTATGGGGCtaatttcctctgtttctgtcaaGTGTTGCACTTTCTTCTTTACAGGTTGCATTGTTGAATAAAAGGACTTCACAGATAGGGAGACAACAGAGATTTTGCCCTGCTCACTGAGGGCATGAACTTACAAAactcacaaaaacaatgtgtgaAATTCATCTCATCATGACCTTCTCCTCTCActgttctgtgtttcagtgtttctcttgCTTGCTGTGGTTTAAGAGTAAACAAATGACTTTGGATTAGTCTATCCACGAAATGATTAGGGTTGAGAAGGTTTGGTTAGATGATCCTACATCTTTGGAGAATCAGTCTTTATGCAGTGTCCCTATATCTTGTTCTTCCCATGCCACttttgcccctcccccccataaTGCCTACCTCACACCCATCTTGCAGTCCATGACGCTGGGCCCATCGAAGTCCCCCAGAAGGTCCGTCAGCTGTAAGAAGTGCTCCCCATCCCTCTCTACAACGCCATGGTACCCTGGCACAAAGGGCTGCAGCATGTCGTCCCTCAAACGCTCGAAACACAGCTTCTCGTTCTCAGAGAACTTCTTCAGAATGGTGCCTTCATCACCAGCCTTAAAGCTGCCTTCAGTCACATAGGCAAAAGCAGACACACTTCAGacacctaactagctagctgtagaACGCAAGCTGTAGAGCACTAGCTTTAGAGCGCTAGCTGTAGAGTGCAAGCTTCAGAATGCTACCTGTAGAGAGCTACCTTTGGGTCGCTAGCTGTAGAGAAGTGTTTCCCAGCCCTCCTCCCAGTGGCATCCTGTATGCTggtttttacttgtttttctgtgtttctaaaCTTAGCATTAAGATGtttaggtttgattgagctaTTAGTGTATACTGGTGTTTAACTGACACTTGTATATCTGCCATTAATTCTATAAACATGCTGATGGAGGTGATTTTGTCCCTAAAATAGAGATACAGTACAGCTGTAACTTAAAAAGTTTTGGTTAATATCTGTCCCTTGAACACACTAAAGGCACCTGCACCCAGCTAAATTAATTACTCAGTAAATTGTTGTAGGCACAACTGAATCAGTAATTACTCTTAATAAATAACTGTCTATACTATTAATTCATATAAGTGAATAGAAATATTTACCTGTATCATTCCAATAACCAGTTCATTCTACCATAATTAACTGAGAGAGCAGtaaatttattgatttttcccAGGCATCAGCTTAGAGCAGACACTGTGTGGATCCACTGACcttaatatattaatacattaatcTAATTGTCAGAGGCCAAGATCAGCCTATCCAGAGTCTATAAAGATCAGTGGATCTGTACAGATCCTGCTCTTAATTGATGTCTGTGTGCTAACAGACAGTGTGCTCCAAGGGGCAGAGCTGGGAAATGCTGAAGAGGAGAGTGGGTGGCTAACTGGTGTGTGGGTCTTCACCTACTCGCTAATCAGCACATGCCATGCGGAAAAGAGTGATCTaaatttttgtggttttgtagtctgaggagaggaggcagcagcAACCCTCTCTATTACAAATCGCAAAACATGTCTTCAGTTAAGTAAGTGAAAGTGAGGATGTGCCCAAACATGGCTTACATTCATTACATGTTTAAGAACCTCTGCACAGGATAATCTTCTCCCtgtattaatgcaaagcagaacctgtgtgttcatttgcagGTTCCTCAGGACAGCCTGTCCTTTAGGAGGAAGGCTCTGCTCTaggtaatgatgtaatgatgcaATGATGTACTCAAGACTGGATGCCTTAGAACTGGTTGCGAAGGAAGTCTCACCTTTGTGCCCAGCAAGCTGGACCCAGGATAGCCGCTTACGCTGTGAAGCAACGAAGGGCCAGTGGACAATGGTCTTGAGTTTCCACCAGGGCCGGTTCTGCTGAGAGAAGCACATGCAAGAAAGTTAAGATCTGAGGGGAATGAATGACATGTCCAGTTAAAATTAACTTTAGCCCTATAATTCATAACATAACACAGAATCCACTTTTGGGCAATTACCATATTCTGTGTAATTCTTAAATCCTCCAtagtctgtgtctgtttccaaggaggatttaaaaaaaaaaaaacagctcatcaTCTGCTCTGTGGTCACACTTCAGTACTTTGTTTGGTGCCCCCAGTACTTTGCATTGAGAGGAAGTCCTGAGCTATGACCCTACAGGGGAGTAGCATCAGCATCTGCAGTGGAATCTTGGTTTcttgctctgctgctctgagtgCATAAATTATGCAGCAGGAGAGCAAGCCCAATGGCAGAACCTTTTTGTAAGCCAATGCCAAAACTCAAGTTTCCAAATGTCATGCATAATTTTCCTGATAGTGTAGTACAAAGTTTATGTTTTCAATAGATCAATATGTACACTTTCCTATATAGTTTACATGTCTCCCAAAAATATCATGTCAGTAGATGTTTTACTTGCTTCTCACATTCTAACCATTAGTATTCAGCAGTGCTATGGCCAAAAGTACTTTACAAAACAATCAACGATCATTGTTCCTATTGGTCAATTTGCACTACAGTGGTAACAATATTCATGTATACATGGGGAAATGGAATTTTCATCCATGATTTTAATATCATGGCACattgacaaacataaatattgtaactggtccattccacaaaactaaaaattctctcttctttcttgGTGACCAACTAAATCTGGTAACCCTACTATACAATATTCTTAATGAGCCTGATCACCTCATTGATCTGCTTAAGTTATTGAATGACAAGAAAACAGGATGTTCAGGTTTTACTGTGTCAACAGAGGAGGCAGagttatataaataaacagaactccactctgaaatgagaaaatagGTTTAGATTtcaacattacatattacacattcaAGTCAAGCTGTTCACTAAAATACTGATGCTGGTTATCATTTCAATCAATTTCCCAGTGCTCAGGTTTTATGTTtggtaaatatttattgaaatgtgttaTGTTCATGGGTGATGGTGCATGCAAACTCTGATAGATCCAAGGTCCAGGTTAGCtgacgctcttattcagacaTACATAGCTTACCATTTTTACGTTATGGTAATGCTGCTGGAAATCTCGGggtaaataccttgcccaagggtgcaacagcagtgtcccacttGGGAATATAACCAACAACTTTCAtcttacaagccctgctctaTACTACTCCTGCTCCCCAAACAGAAGCTAAATGCACGCCCTTGATTCTAATTAGTGGGATATCAAGTCTGCACAGAAAGcatttataatgtgtgtgtatgtgtatgtgtatgtgtatgcatgcattcacaagtacatgtatatgcatttttgcACTTCTGTATATGTGTTATATTGTCATATTGAGGGTCACATGCATTTacaatatggaaaaatatatattttttattatgttatctTTTAAACACTAAACAACAACAAGACCTGCTTACCTTCTCACCATGTAAAGTGTAATCAAATGTAGAAGTCTCACTAAGTCTAGTCTTTAATTCTAGCTAGTTTAAATGGCAAGCGGTAGAAATGTCAGTTACAGTTTCTATGAGGGAACCCATGCCTCCATGCACACATGACAtgcactgacaaacacacacatacaacaaagACACATGCACTGACTAGCACACACAACAAAGACACATACACTgactagcacacacacaaagataaacacacacattgacaaGCGTACATACTAGTTCTGACCGATAAATCGCATTTTCATCGTCATCGCGATATGAACATGCGtgataaataagaaaaatcattttatttacacgcgccatgcattcacactcagcatgcGCACATTTGACCTATCACAGGGCCGCCCAATTTCGCTCCCATTGTTTTGGCCCGCCATGAGCTATGCGCTCCCGCCGCCACGTCCTGCCGGGTTAGGTGACACGCCCCTTAAAACTGacgttccaccaatgagcggaaaggggcaggggcgtagcGAGCGCTGGgtgaataggaaataaaatgcactaaagaaacGTGTgtttgtgataaactacagtcggCCTTTTCGACaaggttgccagtctgatttcaagtgacgtcacataaaaagctgaaatcgtgttacacgctatcaaaaccgattcccgacaaggttccctttggaaaaagcactaaagcaccactctgccaagtgtttacttacaataaactgcgAACCGTGGAAACAAACCGTGGC encodes:
- the itpka gene encoding inositol-trisphosphate 3-kinase A isoform X2; translation: MNTEDNSHRVNRVDDMLQSIGSAKGVPKEQPDRNQLVSGTTASAFHSSTETESGIRVFSDTKAEAGIGAEFDGYKVSGVSVLQLKSLFESHKSDGTRRYPCQNTQGKQMPKERRRSREVGQSGSLKDRRASRRSTESCNGIAPMTEQVVYAGGKPKVNSTEERNDKRVQRVPQVTITPECGGCPREIQEDDWNDINGPLRRRLSNSSVSSTGSSTLLEESEDDILSDNETKSKGIITLEQAEDTGTNRPWWKLKTIVHWPFVASQRKRLSWVQLAGHKGSFKAGDEGTILKKFSENEKLCFERLRDDMLQPFVPGYHGVVERDGEHFLQLTDLLGDFDGPSVMDCKMGVRTYLEEELVRARERPKLRKDMYEKMLEVDSEAPTPEEHRQQAVTKPRYMQWRETLSSTHTLGFRIEGVKRPDGTCSTDFKKTRLKEEVIQVFEDFVAGNTNITKKYLTKLEEIRRVLGASEFFKKHEVIGSSLLFIHDHTERAEVWLIDFGKTTALPEGQMLDHQVPWQEGNREDGYLWGLDNLLKLLRSVAKE
- the itpka gene encoding inositol-trisphosphate 3-kinase A isoform X1 — its product is MNTEDNSHRVNRVDDMLQSIGSAKGVPKEQPDRNQLVSGTTASAFHSSTETESGIRVFSDTKAEAGIGAEFDGYKVSGVSVLQLKSLFESHKSDGTRRYPCQNTQGKQMPKERRRSREVGQSGSLKDRRASRRSTESCNGIAPMTEQVVYAGGKPKVNSTEERNDKRVQRVPQVTITPECGGCPREIQEDDWNDINGPLRRRLSNSSVSSTGSSTLLEESEDDILSDNETKSKGIITLEQAEDTGTQNRPWWKLKTIVHWPFVASQRKRLSWVQLAGHKGSFKAGDEGTILKKFSENEKLCFERLRDDMLQPFVPGYHGVVERDGEHFLQLTDLLGDFDGPSVMDCKMGVRTYLEEELVRARERPKLRKDMYEKMLEVDSEAPTPEEHRQQAVTKPRYMQWRETLSSTHTLGFRIEGVKRPDGTCSTDFKKTRLKEEVIQVFEDFVAGNTNITKKYLTKLEEIRRVLGASEFFKKHEVIGSSLLFIHDHTERAEVWLIDFGKTTALPEGQMLDHQVPWQEGNREDGYLWGLDNLLKLLRSVAKE